One window of Chloroflexus aggregans DSM 9485 genomic DNA carries:
- a CDS encoding ATPase, T2SS/T4P/T4SS family, with the protein MHPAYRPLTVLEEGGLADLIPQQSATSDPTATVLQAARDLLLAELSAELLDPVAPSAERDPEVLRVLRSAIGAHTERGGPLAGFPTDDASLLRLFHDTIGWGPAQPYLDDERIQEVKIIGDQIMVQEDGADFTLAPERFSSPRQALDRALVLASRLAVPLDRSRPQDTLPLAHGTRMHVTIPPCTPDDTALICIRRGRRTAWTLADILRRGACDETLYAVLHLLVRARCSFLIAGETGCGKTALLEAIVNSWPGEPHVITIEDNTLEINVRHAAWTRELVQTSLDPQAFGRAAREVLRQTPSLVAPGETRAAEAGAILAVAVSGHAVVTTIHARNTVRAVSRLADCAAMPGAYLYEGRRTNALEDICDNFQVVIHLARTAGRRYINEVALLDGCEETASGLRPTLIRLAWAEPVAEGIRWHCSAQVQDDRLVWEGADRTPETLLQRFALLKLTERPRAVASSRAAVDDALAQAALARQTGASERALAILRRAWSERQDERLVQAARHVLAVEPVLAQAPAVAGRTAYEQIGAALAARRWHVAAAVYAELSADLDRYAAFSPPGGWPMLAAAITAGQQADQAARTDIQRAEQALAQGRPRDALDLIAKLEPARLSDETALALLRTRYAALNALVATGEVSDAALIPVVAALRMREAAQTHA; encoded by the coding sequence ATGCATCCTGCTTACCGACCATTAACGGTGCTCGAAGAGGGTGGATTGGCCGATTTGATCCCACAACAATCGGCGACCAGCGATCCGACGGCAACTGTATTACAGGCAGCCCGTGACTTACTACTGGCCGAATTAAGCGCCGAACTCCTCGATCCGGTTGCACCTTCTGCAGAACGCGATCCGGAAGTACTGCGCGTATTACGGTCGGCAATTGGTGCGCATACTGAACGTGGTGGGCCATTAGCCGGTTTTCCTACAGATGATGCTAGTCTGTTACGCCTTTTTCACGACACAATTGGCTGGGGGCCGGCCCAACCTTACCTCGATGACGAGCGGATCCAAGAAGTAAAAATTATCGGTGACCAAATCATGGTGCAGGAGGACGGGGCCGATTTTACGCTTGCCCCTGAACGCTTCAGTTCACCGCGGCAAGCGTTAGATAGAGCCTTGGTTTTAGCGTCGCGATTGGCAGTACCACTCGACCGTAGCCGACCGCAAGATACCCTGCCACTGGCCCATGGTACGCGCATGCATGTGACGATCCCGCCTTGTACGCCTGATGATACTGCGCTGATCTGTATTCGGCGTGGTCGCCGCACTGCTTGGACACTTGCCGATATTCTTCGGCGCGGGGCGTGCGATGAGACGCTCTACGCAGTATTGCACCTCCTCGTGCGCGCACGTTGTTCGTTTCTCATCGCCGGTGAAACCGGTTGTGGCAAGACAGCATTGCTCGAGGCAATTGTCAATTCGTGGCCGGGTGAACCACACGTGATAACGATTGAGGATAACACCCTAGAGATCAATGTCCGTCATGCTGCATGGACCCGTGAATTGGTTCAGACCAGTCTTGATCCACAAGCCTTTGGGCGCGCAGCACGCGAAGTCTTACGGCAGACGCCATCGCTAGTTGCACCCGGTGAAACTCGTGCTGCCGAGGCTGGAGCGATCCTGGCAGTGGCAGTGAGTGGTCATGCCGTAGTGACAACGATCCACGCGCGGAACACCGTGCGCGCCGTCAGTCGGTTAGCCGATTGTGCGGCCATGCCGGGCGCATACCTTTACGAAGGGCGGCGAACCAATGCACTGGAAGATATTTGCGATAACTTTCAGGTCGTCATCCATCTCGCTCGTACTGCCGGTCGTCGGTATATCAACGAGGTCGCGTTGCTCGATGGCTGTGAAGAGACGGCAAGTGGGTTGCGACCAACGTTAATTCGGTTAGCTTGGGCAGAACCGGTTGCCGAGGGGATACGATGGCATTGTAGTGCTCAGGTGCAAGATGATCGACTGGTATGGGAAGGAGCCGATCGGACGCCGGAAACGCTGTTGCAGCGCTTTGCGTTGCTCAAACTCACCGAGCGTCCTCGGGCAGTAGCGAGTAGTCGTGCTGCGGTCGATGATGCGCTGGCGCAAGCCGCCTTAGCCCGTCAAACCGGTGCCTCTGAACGGGCGTTGGCAATCTTACGCCGGGCATGGAGTGAGCGCCAGGATGAGCGTTTGGTGCAGGCGGCACGGCATGTGTTGGCTGTAGAACCGGTCCTTGCTCAGGCTCCGGCTGTAGCGGGGCGTACTGCGTATGAGCAGATCGGCGCGGCATTAGCTGCCCGACGTTGGCATGTTGCTGCAGCAGTGTATGCCGAACTGAGCGCCGATCTTGACCGTTATGCTGCCTTTTCACCGCCCGGTGGCTGGCCAATGCTGGCGGCTGCCATTACTGCCGGCCAGCAAGCCGATCAAGCAGCCCGTACTGATATTCAGCGGGCCGAACAGGCATTGGCACAGGGCCGTCCCCGTGATGCACTTGATCTGATTGCGAAACTTGAACCGGCCCGTCTCAGTGATGAAACGGCGTTGGCGTTGTTGCGTACTCGCTACGCTGCGCTCAATGCCCTCGTCGCGACCGGTGAAGTCAGTGACGCCGCTTTGATCCCGGTGGTTGCCGCGTTGCGTATGCGGGAAGCGGCCCAAACTCATGCATAA
- a CDS encoding ParA family protein, translated as MELIIFSAIEGLQSEVEQLRDVAVLAPSRIDQVQRLLTGSRPPDAIYLDDSRGTPLADLWDLTARAQQVGAKVLLGLAGPARSALPDALAAGLAATSERNPVTLADWIGGQLGRRRGSSVQRLPVIAIGAAKGGIGKTFATCVLAEGLRRRGLDVLVWDSDISNPGLVPAFRIPASAPSYLHLVQRGPAHWHPSGIQPFIFQPEHTRATNQGWGRIDLLIGSHAVARAENDLRLPDWQGLYQGIIALEGYDVVLIDTPPDYLRRPYATHVLQAGGNVVLPTPPGARERMGVGHMLDHFTELAPDRLERCALLFMEPERGVTVTVSMVADLFARRYPRLSNLGVLPREPRLASLADEHDGYISMLDLGPYSRFTQATHRVVETLCAHAGLQPRLPMPKTGWWGRLSEQMFGQRTPAPAVS; from the coding sequence ATGGAACTCATTATTTTTAGCGCTATTGAGGGTCTCCAGAGTGAAGTCGAGCAATTGCGCGATGTAGCCGTTCTCGCACCGTCGCGTATCGATCAGGTACAACGGCTATTGACCGGATCGCGTCCGCCTGATGCAATTTACCTTGACGATAGTCGTGGTACGCCATTGGCCGATCTGTGGGATCTGACGGCCCGCGCTCAGCAGGTAGGGGCAAAGGTGCTGCTGGGGTTGGCCGGTCCCGCCCGATCGGCTCTGCCTGATGCCTTGGCCGCAGGTTTGGCTGCCACGAGTGAGCGTAATCCGGTGACATTGGCCGATTGGATTGGAGGTCAGCTTGGGCGACGGCGTGGGAGCAGTGTCCAACGCTTGCCGGTGATTGCCATCGGTGCGGCCAAAGGTGGGATTGGCAAGACCTTTGCCACATGCGTGTTGGCCGAGGGGTTGCGGCGACGTGGCCTGGATGTGTTGGTATGGGACAGTGATATTTCAAATCCCGGCTTAGTCCCGGCGTTTCGGATTCCGGCCAGTGCTCCGTCATATCTCCATCTCGTGCAACGTGGGCCGGCGCATTGGCATCCGAGCGGTATTCAGCCTTTCATCTTTCAGCCTGAGCATACTCGTGCCACTAACCAGGGTTGGGGACGGATCGATCTGCTGATCGGTTCACATGCCGTAGCTCGCGCCGAGAACGATCTGCGTTTGCCCGATTGGCAAGGGTTGTATCAGGGGATTATCGCTCTTGAAGGGTACGATGTCGTATTGATCGACACACCTCCCGATTACTTACGTCGACCTTACGCAACGCACGTCTTGCAGGCAGGTGGCAATGTGGTGTTACCCACTCCGCCCGGTGCTCGTGAGCGGATGGGAGTGGGGCATATGCTCGACCACTTTACCGAATTGGCCCCTGACCGTCTCGAACGCTGTGCGTTGCTCTTCATGGAACCTGAGCGTGGCGTCACTGTGACCGTCAGTATGGTCGCCGACCTATTTGCACGGCGTTATCCACGGCTGAGTAATCTTGGCGTACTGCCGCGCGAACCGCGTCTCGCCAGTCTTGCCGACGAACACGATGGCTACATTTCAATGCTCGATCTCGGACCGTACAGCCGTTTTACGCAAGCTACCCATCGGGTGGTCGAAACGCTCTGCGCGCATGCCGGTCTGCAACCGCGGCTGCCGATGCCGAAAACAGGATGGTGGGGGCGCTTGAGCGAGCAGATGTTTGGTCAGCGTACACCGGCTCCGGCAGTGTCATAG
- a CDS encoding CpaF/VirB11 family protein: MQTLWDTRVQSVPSPATGAAITEELRMLLRSGRLRDCWHLPPDEAFARLGFDDSVPWRDVAWYGPIEIWRDPEHAVSDILFNGPSDSPFFVVQRGMMVNTGVIVHPAWIDWTQRQLVLRSHGVIGDAPLPAFVQGVVDRLRYAITNRRASPSGPSLAIRLLPERWATLDDLVQSNVISREAGELLLAALNGGASVLIAGPTGSGKTTLAAALTQAIGTRMRLVVIEDGGELPHSANSLHIEAPAETGGFSRAVTFALRQKPNYIIVGEVRGGEAMAMLQAAATGHPGLGTIHAATVQGALRNLERMALIGLAHETTGAGQAAAQIVRGLITSDVVNLLVVQIGRAPNGKRGVMAIEEVLPQGSQGQSGDPFPTNPLFRYERTSEQLVRAGYVNAGWGLGRM, translated from the coding sequence GTGCAAACCTTATGGGACACTAGAGTGCAGTCGGTGCCATCACCGGCTACCGGTGCAGCCATCACGGAAGAATTACGGATGTTGCTGCGCAGCGGTCGTCTGCGCGATTGCTGGCACTTACCACCTGATGAGGCGTTTGCTCGGCTCGGATTCGATGACTCGGTGCCATGGCGCGATGTGGCATGGTACGGTCCTATCGAGATTTGGCGTGATCCTGAGCATGCGGTGTCAGACATTCTATTTAACGGTCCGTCCGATTCGCCCTTTTTTGTGGTGCAGCGCGGCATGATGGTCAATACCGGTGTAATCGTCCACCCGGCCTGGATCGATTGGACGCAACGTCAGTTGGTGCTACGTAGTCACGGTGTGATCGGCGATGCTCCACTGCCGGCATTCGTCCAAGGCGTTGTTGACAGGTTGCGCTATGCCATAACGAACCGACGCGCTTCCCCATCTGGACCGAGTCTGGCGATTCGCTTACTGCCCGAACGGTGGGCAACACTCGACGATCTTGTGCAGAGCAACGTCATTAGTCGGGAAGCCGGTGAACTCTTATTGGCGGCTCTTAACGGTGGTGCATCAGTGCTGATTGCCGGTCCGACCGGTAGTGGAAAGACAACACTAGCCGCCGCGTTGACCCAGGCGATTGGCACACGTATGCGCTTGGTCGTCATTGAAGATGGTGGGGAGCTGCCCCATAGCGCCAATAGTTTACATATTGAAGCACCGGCTGAAACCGGTGGTTTTAGCCGTGCTGTGACCTTTGCCCTTCGCCAAAAGCCCAACTACATCATCGTTGGTGAGGTACGTGGTGGCGAGGCAATGGCGATGTTACAAGCGGCCGCAACCGGTCATCCCGGTTTAGGCACCATTCACGCGGCGACGGTACAAGGAGCGTTACGAAACCTTGAGCGGATGGCGCTGATCGGCTTGGCCCATGAGACAACCGGTGCCGGGCAGGCAGCAGCTCAGATCGTGCGCGGTTTGATCACCTCTGATGTCGTGAACCTGTTGGTAGTCCAGATCGGACGTGCTCCTAATGGGAAGCGTGGTGTGATGGCCATCGAAGAGGTGTTACCCCAAGGCTCACAAGGTCAGAGTGGTGATCCTTTCCCAACAAACCCACTTTTTCGTTATGAACGGACGAGTGAACAGTTGGTACGGGCCGGCTATGTTAATGCAGGGTGGGGATTGGGTCGGATGTAA
- a CDS encoding SAF domain-containing protein: protein MSALGTLNQALTRRRSNPLPAILIGLGLIVTAVFTVIAFLEAGQSEPVVILARDVPYGHQLSADDLTVVLLPRHRPIQLTGIASPAQVIGQYAARNLSANDLLQPSMVTAQSPAQPVYPNGETLTPGMVPVPFSTETIGPLTHHDRVNIGFNDPSGAADVCDRARSVAEGRTPTVLPPDTPLQPRPYACRLLSGARVLYIDSEAQVAYLELTPYQSHAIWALQAAGLPIWGERYSSDAPILPALERLDIGQLTVEELTAPVKPIE, encoded by the coding sequence ATGTCGGCCCTTGGCACGCTCAATCAGGCCCTCACCCGTCGGCGTAGTAATCCACTACCGGCTATTCTGATCGGTTTAGGCTTAATCGTGACGGCGGTATTTACGGTGATCGCCTTTCTTGAGGCCGGTCAAAGCGAACCGGTGGTGATACTCGCCCGTGATGTTCCGTATGGTCATCAACTCAGTGCTGATGATCTGACAGTGGTATTACTGCCGCGTCATCGTCCAATACAATTGACCGGTATTGCTTCGCCGGCGCAGGTTATCGGCCAGTATGCTGCCCGTAATCTTTCGGCCAATGATTTGCTTCAGCCATCAATGGTGACGGCGCAATCGCCGGCTCAGCCGGTCTATCCCAACGGTGAAACCTTAACACCGGGAATGGTGCCGGTACCGTTCAGTACCGAAACTATCGGCCCGTTGACCCACCATGATCGGGTGAACATCGGGTTCAACGATCCGAGTGGCGCCGCAGATGTTTGCGATCGGGCACGTAGTGTTGCCGAGGGGCGGACACCGACCGTACTACCGCCGGATACACCACTACAGCCGCGCCCTTATGCGTGTCGGTTGTTGAGCGGTGCGCGTGTTCTCTACATTGATAGTGAAGCGCAGGTGGCGTATCTCGAACTCACACCTTACCAATCACACGCGATCTGGGCTTTGCAGGCTGCCGGTTTGCCGATATGGGGTGAGCGTTACAGCAGCGATGCACCGATCTTACCTGCTCTAGAACGGCTCGACATCGGCCAGCTTACGGTTGAGGAATTGACCGCACCGGTCAAGCCGATCGAGTAA
- a CDS encoding TadE/TadG family type IV pilus assembly protein — protein MVYRVHGQALPLVALMLPILTLFVLVVIELANLWLAVAKLEDALQQATRSAVQQIDYAVLARNGQALRGNRVCQSVTIQSPGQCAALVQVAHQFLLVNLQQAHLGGVDPVVLAANTRWTVLPQGGVCGSISTTTPLLCAEVQPVLRGLFGLGEVRPRIRAADTVDRLERP, from the coding sequence ATGGTGTACCGCGTTCATGGTCAGGCCTTGCCACTGGTAGCTTTGATGCTGCCGATACTCACCCTCTTCGTGTTAGTGGTGATCGAGCTTGCCAATCTCTGGCTCGCCGTTGCCAAACTCGAAGACGCATTGCAACAGGCTACTCGTTCGGCAGTACAACAGATCGATTATGCCGTTTTAGCGCGGAATGGTCAGGCTCTGCGTGGTAATCGGGTATGTCAGTCGGTAACGATCCAGTCGCCCGGCCAATGTGCCGCTCTTGTGCAAGTAGCACACCAATTCTTGCTCGTGAATTTGCAGCAAGCCCATCTCGGTGGAGTTGATCCGGTTGTTTTGGCGGCCAATACGCGCTGGACGGTTCTGCCTCAGGGAGGCGTGTGTGGTTCGATCAGTACCACCACACCATTGCTTTGCGCAGAAGTGCAACCGGTATTGCGCGGATTGTTTGGGTTAGGCGAAGTCCGACCACGTATTCGTGCGGCAGATACGGTTGATCGGTTGGAACGACCATAA
- a CDS encoding TadE family protein, protein MRKEGQTLIEMALALPILLTLVVGLFSVGQLLLTHYAVNQAARAAAHQAALTGGDRTATETAARQALAGSAWVTPSNSEVVIACPRRPCRRYDPITVEVRYRAALWIPIALLPFGDELVVRANATRAAERDQQ, encoded by the coding sequence ATGCGAAAAGAAGGTCAAACGCTTATCGAGATGGCACTTGCGTTACCGATTTTGCTCACGCTCGTGGTTGGTCTCTTTAGCGTCGGTCAGCTTCTCCTCACACACTATGCCGTTAATCAAGCGGCGCGAGCGGCAGCACATCAAGCTGCATTGACCGGTGGTGACCGTACCGCAACCGAGACTGCCGCTCGGCAAGCACTTGCCGGAAGTGCGTGGGTAACGCCGTCAAACAGCGAAGTAGTCATAGCGTGCCCTCGTCGTCCGTGTCGGCGTTATGACCCGATCACTGTTGAAGTACGGTATCGCGCAGCATTGTGGATACCAATTGCCCTCTTACCGTTCGGGGATGAGCTTGTCGTGCGGGCCAATGCTACTCGTGCTGCCGAGCGCGATCAACAGTAG
- a CDS encoding SdrD B-like domain-containing protein yields the protein MTAHTRFYQSAYRLIGWAFVMLFVFIPLLTLPGPIAAQTGDRGFASAVACLSGDVAIATTCFADTIFAPVPASDPALVRVTLSGAKQPLVPIGTIQGGHSQRIARHSGIGSVYGLAYDDGSISGIRRLFAAAFTRRFTSFGPLGVGGVYEYRFDDGQWYESFTVPDAGQERSVPDRKDKAILAYVGRTGLGDMEISPDGTTLYIMNLAARRIERYDITQPTPQRLEPLSIKYSMITSNQQTLNNLRPFALEFAPTPDLVTGNSRLFVGVTDTASPNGEPNAYVLEWIVNTDSWQRVIAQPLVTSVFNERFHSSTYLWAIQIKKAKDSITGWNAWNEQLEKLQIYNPSRAIFHPQPFLTDIEFSPDGQELRLGLRDRVGDLTFFGPPPADDYTTIAQGDTLNYRFINGQWQLELSAISRRDQVDINDPSRVYLANRSDWLNDHLHGYSGDTPSHVENHMGSLLAIPHPNGSEQIVVTSLLGYNSSGLMAYHRNQPHPFRAITLIPPGSNKSTALGDLELLCTYAFISGQLWHDVNGNGIREATEPPLNGVTLQVMAPDQSTPLGEVVTDDSGNYTVAVPPNRALHVRVAPAEFAPGRPLAGMVYAPVNVGGDDTRDSDAHPTFGVVEFAGRHTGYGVTGTALPLPLREESVRNVDIGLTRQFQPAAIGDRVWLDQNRNGLQDNNEAGVAGVSLRLERLPGSAPQVTSYPRTTFSDAQGSYSFAGLEPGRYRVFVTLPDGHAFAPLTIGGDPQRDSDIDERTSFSSVIVLGHGEMRTDIDVGLVRLQPQMDLSIDLRAPTVAVVGDELQYMMTYRHTGQRIANNVVIQLEMPVGATLLTADQPPTRQDGTRLIWQLPRLSQGSTGTINVRVRAPTSIGNNLVQTVTAIATVSATPADDNTTNNRAQQITQLTRAEVSVSKSAPAVVLSGDELLYTLRVVNRGSAVANDVVVTDPLPSQVDFVSFLQAPAGACRYEGIQRTVRCTLAGLSPNQEVTVSILTRPRPNAADRLDNRVTVMTTTAGDIPLDNVATTRTVHVRPDLAVSVAFTPTPAAAGEANSLLVSYRNNGSGMARAMVLTIDLPTAITITTVPSVCQRNAQQFVCALGDVAPATSGELRIGFTLPATIALDQLTAQAVIATATPELSTAQGDNTANATVAIVRPNPFVLLRGPASIVGQGSVFAYTIDYGNRYHRRPTQTRAAANTVLELELPADVQFVGASLSPSTRNGQRLRWHLGTLNPQTAGRIEVVVQTNVPAGTVLPATARISTVTPADDPVDNVATLTVSVVPPPSTIGRATGELQVAIRSTLDPAMHDANQTNGVYLSEGAAIAWPAGEVLDLTPQLANVTFADEPLPWPYAYRVRVVGWSLATIEVGKQRFDPRAADSRGVAGCREGLRPTLKPQLLTGCIYGYLGGQSRDQLRAIVLRERDLNDQAHLYWGRPPTPAMRSDVYLYTTDMLDQVQLTIQLEIEVQIVNQAPGSIGGVPLPPVPVVPLPDPARQLITEQVDITLLVPRSLVAPGN from the coding sequence ATGACCGCTCATACTCGCTTCTACCAATCGGCATACCGATTGATCGGCTGGGCATTTGTTATGCTCTTCGTGTTCATACCGTTGCTGACATTACCGGGACCTATTGCTGCACAAACCGGTGATCGCGGTTTTGCGAGTGCCGTTGCGTGTTTGAGCGGAGATGTAGCCATTGCTACCACCTGTTTCGCCGACACAATCTTTGCGCCGGTGCCGGCTAGCGATCCGGCCCTTGTGCGCGTAACACTCAGTGGCGCCAAACAACCGCTTGTGCCGATTGGGACGATACAGGGTGGTCATAGTCAGCGGATAGCGCGACATAGTGGTATTGGTTCGGTATACGGTTTGGCTTACGACGATGGCTCTATCAGTGGGATTCGACGGTTATTTGCTGCTGCCTTTACCCGACGATTTACCAGTTTTGGCCCGTTGGGTGTCGGCGGCGTGTATGAGTACCGATTTGATGACGGTCAGTGGTATGAGTCGTTTACCGTGCCAGATGCAGGTCAGGAGCGTTCGGTTCCCGACCGAAAGGACAAAGCGATTTTGGCATATGTGGGCAGAACCGGTCTCGGCGATATGGAGATTAGCCCTGATGGGACAACACTATACATTATGAACCTCGCTGCGCGTCGGATTGAGCGCTACGATATTACGCAACCTACGCCACAACGACTTGAACCATTATCGATTAAGTATTCGATGATCACATCGAATCAGCAAACGTTAAACAATTTACGCCCTTTCGCCCTTGAGTTTGCCCCTACACCCGATTTGGTTACCGGTAATTCGCGCTTGTTTGTCGGTGTTACCGATACGGCTTCGCCCAACGGCGAACCAAATGCGTATGTCTTAGAATGGATCGTTAATACTGACTCTTGGCAGCGCGTGATCGCACAACCACTTGTAACTTCTGTATTTAATGAACGATTTCATAGTTCGACTTACCTCTGGGCTATTCAGATAAAGAAGGCGAAAGACAGTATAACTGGTTGGAATGCATGGAATGAACAACTTGAGAAACTTCAAATTTATAATCCTTCGCGTGCTATCTTTCATCCTCAGCCTTTTCTCACCGATATTGAATTTAGTCCTGATGGTCAAGAACTACGCCTGGGATTGCGAGATCGGGTTGGTGATCTTACCTTCTTCGGGCCACCACCGGCGGATGATTACACAACAATTGCGCAGGGTGATACGCTTAATTACCGGTTCATAAACGGGCAGTGGCAACTCGAATTGTCAGCCATTTCGCGAAGAGATCAGGTTGACATCAATGACCCTAGCCGTGTGTATCTCGCTAATCGCTCTGACTGGCTGAACGATCACCTCCATGGCTATTCCGGCGATACACCGTCCCATGTCGAAAATCACATGGGGAGCTTACTGGCAATTCCCCATCCAAACGGCTCTGAGCAGATAGTTGTTACGTCTTTGTTAGGATATAATTCGTCAGGGTTAATGGCCTATCATAGGAATCAACCACATCCCTTCCGTGCAATTACCCTTATTCCGCCCGGTAGTAACAAATCAACGGCATTAGGTGATCTTGAACTACTCTGCACATACGCCTTTATCAGCGGTCAGCTTTGGCATGATGTCAACGGTAACGGTATTCGGGAAGCTACTGAGCCGCCGCTCAACGGTGTAACACTGCAAGTAATGGCACCCGATCAATCAACTCCATTGGGTGAGGTGGTAACCGATGACAGTGGAAACTATACCGTTGCTGTGCCGCCTAACCGTGCATTGCATGTACGAGTCGCACCTGCCGAATTTGCTCCCGGTCGCCCATTGGCCGGTATGGTCTATGCACCGGTGAATGTCGGTGGCGATGATACGCGCGATAGTGATGCGCATCCTACCTTTGGAGTCGTTGAGTTTGCCGGACGGCATACCGGTTATGGGGTGACCGGTACTGCTTTGCCATTACCGCTACGGGAAGAATCGGTTCGCAACGTCGATATTGGTTTAACACGCCAGTTCCAACCCGCCGCGATCGGTGATCGAGTGTGGCTGGATCAGAATCGGAACGGTCTGCAAGACAATAACGAAGCCGGTGTTGCCGGTGTGTCATTGCGGCTCGAACGATTACCCGGCTCGGCTCCACAAGTCACTTCCTATCCACGAACAACATTTAGCGATGCTCAGGGATCCTACTCGTTTGCCGGTCTCGAACCGGGGCGCTACCGGGTGTTTGTGACGTTGCCTGACGGCCACGCTTTTGCGCCCCTAACAATTGGTGGAGATCCGCAGCGGGATAGTGATATTGATGAACGAACGAGCTTTAGTTCGGTGATTGTGCTGGGACACGGAGAGATGCGTACTGATATTGATGTTGGCTTGGTCCGATTGCAGCCACAAATGGATCTGAGCATCGATTTGCGTGCTCCCACCGTGGCGGTAGTTGGCGATGAACTACAGTACATGATGACCTATCGCCATACCGGTCAACGCATCGCCAATAATGTCGTTATTCAGCTCGAGATGCCTGTTGGGGCAACGTTGCTCACCGCCGATCAACCGCCGACTCGTCAAGATGGAACACGGCTTATCTGGCAGTTGCCACGTCTGAGCCAAGGTTCCACCGGTACGATAAACGTGCGTGTGCGCGCCCCTACCTCTATTGGTAATAATCTTGTTCAAACGGTAACGGCAATCGCGACAGTTAGTGCGACGCCTGCCGACGATAACACTACCAACAACCGCGCGCAGCAGATAACTCAGTTGACGCGGGCGGAAGTGAGTGTGAGTAAAAGTGCGCCGGCGGTGGTGCTGAGTGGTGATGAGTTGCTCTATACCCTGCGTGTGGTTAATCGTGGTAGTGCGGTCGCAAACGATGTTGTTGTTACCGATCCGTTACCGTCACAAGTTGATTTTGTCAGCTTCTTGCAGGCACCGGCCGGAGCATGTCGCTACGAAGGTATTCAGCGAACGGTACGCTGTACCCTTGCCGGCCTTAGTCCCAATCAGGAAGTGACCGTTAGTATTCTCACACGACCCCGACCGAATGCCGCCGATCGGCTTGATAATCGAGTGACGGTCATGACAACGACGGCGGGTGATATACCGCTTGATAACGTCGCTACCACGAGAACGGTGCATGTGCGGCCTGATCTGGCCGTGAGTGTGGCTTTTACGCCAACGCCGGCTGCTGCCGGTGAGGCAAACAGTTTGCTCGTGAGCTACCGAAACAACGGTAGCGGTATGGCACGGGCGATGGTGCTGACTATTGATCTGCCGACAGCAATCACTATCACTACTGTGCCGTCGGTTTGCCAGCGTAATGCCCAACAATTCGTGTGTGCGCTCGGCGATGTTGCACCGGCAACGAGTGGTGAGTTGCGGATCGGTTTTACGCTACCGGCGACGATTGCGCTTGATCAATTGACGGCTCAAGCTGTGATTGCTACTGCTACACCTGAATTGAGCACCGCGCAAGGTGATAATACCGCCAATGCTACCGTGGCAATCGTTCGTCCTAATCCGTTTGTCCTGTTGCGTGGCCCGGCGAGTATTGTCGGACAAGGCAGTGTTTTTGCCTACACTATCGATTATGGTAACCGCTACCATCGCCGGCCAACTCAGACCCGTGCTGCTGCCAATACGGTTCTCGAACTAGAATTGCCGGCTGATGTGCAATTCGTCGGTGCAAGCCTTTCCCCCTCGACGCGCAACGGTCAGCGGCTTCGTTGGCATCTCGGTACGCTGAACCCGCAAACCGCCGGACGAATTGAGGTAGTCGTCCAGACGAACGTTCCCGCCGGTACGGTATTGCCGGCGACAGCGCGGATTTCGACGGTAACTCCGGCAGATGATCCGGTCGATAACGTGGCGACGCTAACCGTCTCTGTGGTACCGCCGCCATCAACGATCGGTCGGGCTACCGGCGAATTACAGGTGGCGATCCGCTCGACTCTCGATCCGGCGATGCATGATGCGAACCAGACGAACGGTGTCTACCTTTCGGAAGGCGCTGCCATTGCGTGGCCTGCCGGCGAGGTGCTCGATCTGACTCCCCAATTAGCAAACGTGACCTTTGCCGATGAGCCATTGCCATGGCCGTATGCCTATCGGGTGCGGGTAGTGGGTTGGAGCTTGGCAACAATCGAAGTTGGGAAGCAACGGTTCGATCCTCGTGCGGCTGATAGCCGTGGGGTTGCCGGATGTCGCGAGGGGTTACGTCCGACACTAAAGCCCCAACTGCTTACCGGATGCATCTATGGCTATCTCGGCGGACAGAGTCGTGACCAATTGCGTGCTATCGTCTTGCGCGAACGTGATCTCAACGATCAGGCCCATCTTTATTGGGGACGACCGCCGACGCCGGCAATGCGCTCTGACGTCTATCTCTACACGACTGACATGCTCGATCAGGTGCAGCTCACGATCCAGCTCGAAATCGAGGTGCAGATTGTGAATCAGGCGCCGGGCAGTATTGGTGGGGTACCACTGCCACCGGTACCGGTCGTGCCATTACCCGATCCGGCTCGCCAACTGATCACCGAGCAGGTTGATATTACGCTCCTTGTGCCTCGTTCACTCGTGGCACCCGGTAATTAA